One region of Pieris rapae chromosome Z, ilPieRapa1.1, whole genome shotgun sequence genomic DNA includes:
- the LOC110998164 gene encoding dnaJ homolog subfamily C member 22: MTATALNFFSERKSVFWAYVFWLFGGIFGLHHFYLRRDRHAFIWWSSLGGFGVGWLGEVFRIPRYVRDANDDPQSIRDLIGRMRQYKKPPFSMNRFTGMMMVGYSWGQMMMLAIPPEEFWGINWKYFNCLVPIVVALGVWTVGNIGREQGGLKWPLIAALATYPLRYYIYDDTVWFTIMIVAAALAFDTFSKEWRRTPHKKTHFVKRVAILSLCAGLYISLWCGYLYFHGTITDSDGDEIPIYEALHHFYTSPWWLDLKQSLLDTYQYAQHHGWYEVWKQIIDLSDPHGEQNAYKVLGLGFDASQQEITSTWRKLSRENHPDKVKDDKLRRAAQERFMEIQEAYEILSNSKHRRNRRNKKDNSDYHEDRNK; the protein is encoded by the exons atgacaGCAACCGCTCTCAACTTTTTCTCAGAACGTAAATCCGTATTTTGGGCGTATGTGTTTTGGTTGTTTGGTGGAATTTTCGGCTTGCACCATTTTTATTTGCGGCGCGATAGACATGCATTTATTTGGTGGTCATCTCTTGGAGGATTTGGAGTTGGTTGGCTGGGAGAAGTGTTTCGGATTCCACGCTACGTAAGAGATGCCAACGATGACCCTCAGTCTATTCGAGATTTAATTGGCAGAATGCGTCAATACAAAAAG cctCCTTTTTCTATGAATCGATTCACTGGAATGATGATGGTTGGATACTCTTGGGGACAGATGATGATGCTAGCAATACCTCCTGAAGAGTTTTGGGGCATaaattggaaatattttaactgcCTGGTGCCTATTGTAGTAGCTCTTG gTGTATGGACCGTTGGCAATATTGGTCGTGAACAGGGTGGCTTGAAATGGCCCTTGATTGCAGCATTGGCTACATATCCCCTTCGCTATTACATCTATGATGATACAGTCTGGTTTACAATTATGATTGTGGCTGCAGCATTGGCTTTTGATACATTTAGCAAAGAATGGCGCAGAACACCTCATAAGAAAACACATTTTGTCAA GCGGGTGGCAATTTTAAGTTTGTGTGCCGGTTTGTATATATCGCTATGGTGTGGCTATTTATACTTCCATGGAACCATAACCGATAGTGATGGTGATGAAATACCCATATATGAAGCTCTACATCATTTCTATACAAGCCCatg gtggcttgatttaaaacaaagcCTCTTGGATACCTACCAATACGCCCAGCATCATGGCTGGTATGAGGTTTGGAAGCAAATAATTGATTTGTCTGATCCACATGGGGAACAAAATGCCTACAAA gtACTAGGCTTGGGTTTTGACGCAAGTCAGCAAGAGATAACGTCAACATGGCGGAAATTATCTCGCGAGAATCATCCCGATAAAGTGAAGGATGATAAACTGCGGCGCGCGGCCCAAGAGCGGTTCATGGAAATTCAAGAAGCTTACGAAATACTCTCAAATAGTAAACACAGAAGAAACAGACGGAACAAGAAAGACAATTCTGATTACCATGAAGATCGGAATAAGTGA
- the LOC110998172 gene encoding epidermal growth factor receptor isoform X1 yields MIGVRTLLWCLCLGALAAYASAARAHRLHHVVPARHKHSEFVKGKICIGTNGRMSVPSNRDTHYRNLRDRFTNCTYVDGNLELTWLENETMDLSFLQHIREVTGYVLISYVKVAHIILPQLQIIRGRTLFKLNVRDEEFALLVTMSSAFTLELPALRDVLRGSVGIYNNYNLCHVKTINWDEIITGVNASYVFVYKFKVPERECPPCHPSCELGCWGDGPHNCQKFSKINCSPQCDQGRCFGPNPRDCCNTFCAGGCTGPLPSQCLACRNFYDEGTCSQECPQMQKYNPTTYSWEPNPNGKYAYGATCVRNCPEHLLKDNGACVRSCPPNKTAVNGECIPCNVTCPKTCRAERPIHSGNIESFKDCTIIDGSIEILEMTFTGFQHVNPDYSFGERYAKMEPDALEIFSTVREVTGYLNVQAHHPNFTSLSYFRNLEVIGGRQVVENLFASLYIVKTSLKSLGLKSLKKVNSGAIAIMENRHLCFADKIAWNKLVKSKDHKQIIQKNGDTQNCEKANMVCDPQCSSDGCWGPGPDQCLSCENYKFGDICIQNCSVHPGLYQSGTKICKQCHSECLDGCSGPSRANCSKCKHVRDGPYCVAECPDSRYPSENGTCQPCHGNCFNGCTGPENTVGIGGCNSCKKAIISVEATVESCLKENEPCPDGYYNEWVGNVILLEGKVKVVCRKCHPLCRKCTGFGIHEQVCQVCNGFKRGDQCEDECPPDHFTDEVDRICSPCHPECRGCTGLTSTDCIKCDNLKIFLTDINTGPFNCTATCPEDIPHKIYFDELHQNPIEEPYCSALANGPPAMSTAKIPTVLVIILVLAFILLVILAIIGYTCRQKAKAKKEAVKMTMVLTGCEDNEPLRPTNVKPNLAKLRIVKEAELRRGGMLGFGAFGKVYKGVWVPEGENVKIPVAIKILKEGTGANTSKEFLEEAYIMASVEHPNLLQLLAVCMTNQMMLITQLMPLGCLLDYVRTHKEKIGSKAFLNWCTQIARGMAYLEEKRLVHRDLAARNVLVQTPNCVKITDFGLAKLLDINEDEYKAAGGKMPIKWLALECVQHRIFTHKSDVWAFGVTIWEILSYGARPYANISARNVPELIENGLKLPQPAICTLDIYCVMVSCWMLDADSRPTFKQLADTFADMARDPGRYLVIPGDKFMRLPSYSTQDEKELIKNLSSAMDGPEPLVEADEYLQPKFKNLPCTTTTASVVTAGVETHTGSLKPGASTSWTNNGPRIEGATNDSANKPETWDQDLLRYNNTNSKSDDSDTRHYYNNGVCASESSSSRYCSDPMKSRPDEENKFDSMSKIKEAQVGNLKLNLPLDEDDYLMPSPQHTQNASTYMDLIGESAEGQDIKDLCYGGFVPSKRCVDNPEYLMSDQSVPAQTIGIPTESLPLECTSECSGSDSTPQPTTSKYQPQRSVEEESMSDHEYYNDLQRELQPLRRNETTV; encoded by the exons ATGATTGGTGTGCGTACCTTGTTGTGGTGTTTGTGCCTCGGCGCCCTCGCTGCTTACGCCAGCGCCGCCCGCGCCCATCGCCTTCACCACGTTGTTCCTGCACGACATAAACATTCGGAATTCGTTAAGGGCAAAA TATGTATCGGCACAAATGGTCGGATGTCAGTACCCTCGAATCGCGACACTCACTACAGAAACCTGCGAGACAGATTCACGAACTGTACTTACGTTGACGGCAACCTTGAACTTACGTGGTTGGAAAATGAAACAATGGATTTGTCTTTTCTCCAACACATACGAGAAGTTACCGGCTATGTGCTTATATCATATGTTAAGGTGGCACACATTATTTTGCCACAACTGCAAATTATTAGAGGAAGAACACTTTTCAAATTGAATGTAAGAGACGAGGAATTTGCGCTTTTGGTAACGATGTCTTCAGCTTTCACACTTGAACTTCCAGCTCTAAGAGACGTTCTAAGGGGCAGTGTtggaatttataataactacaaCTTATGCCACGTTAAAACCATAAATTGGGATGAAATTATTACAGGAGTAAATGCCtcatatgtatttgtttataaatttaaagttccaGAGAGGGAATGTCCACCATGCCACCCTAGTTGCGAGTTGGGTTGCTGGGGAGATGGCCCTCACAACTGTcaaaaattttctaaaataaactgCAGTCCTCAATGCGATCAAGGTAGATGTTTTGGCCCGAATCCTCGAGATTGCTGTAATACTTTCTGTGCCGGCGGTTGTACCGGTCCTTTACCCAGCCAGTGTCTTGCCTGCAGAAATTTCTACGATGAAGGAACGTGCTCTCAAGAATGTCCACAGATGCAAAAGTACAATCCTACAACATATTCTTGGGAACCAAACCCTAACGGAAAATACGCTTATGGTGCTACATGCGTAAGGAACTGCCCAGAGCACCTTTTGAAAGATAATGGTGCATGCGTTAGAAGTTGCCCGCCGAACAAAACAGCAGTTAACGGCGAATGTATTCCTTGCAATGTAACTTGCCCGAAGACTTGTCGTGCTGAGAGACCGATACATTCAGGAAATATAGAAAGTTTTAAAGACTGTACCATTATAGACGGTTCTATAGAAATTCTAGAAATGACATTTACTGGTTTCCAGCATGTTAATCCGGATTATTCATTTGGAGAACGATATGCGAAAATGGAACCCGATGCGTTAGAGATTTTCAGCACAGTACGGGAAGTGACAGGATATCTGAATGTACAAGCGCATCATCCAAATTTCACCAGCCTCTCctattttagaaatttagaAGTGATTGGAGGTCGGCAAGTAGTAGAAAATCTATTTGCATCTCTATATATTGTTAAGACTTCTTTGAAATCACTTGGATTGaagtcattaaaaaaagtaaattcgGGAGCAATTGCTATAATGGAAAATAGGCACTTATGTTTTGCTGATAAAATTGCTTGGAACAAGTTGGTGAAATCAAAAGACCACAAGCAAATAATTCAGAAAAATGGAGACACTCAGAACTGTG AAAAAGCAAACATGGTTTGTGACCCACAATGTTCTTCGGATGGTTGCTGGGGGCCAGGGCCTGACCAATGTCTTTCCTGTGAAAACTACAAATTTGGCGATATCTGTATCCAAAACTGCAGTGTTCATCCTGG GCTTTACCAATCGGGTACAAAAATTTGCAAGCAGTGTCATTCTGAATGCCTTGATGGATGCTCAGGTCCCAGTCGTGCCAACTGCTCAAAATGTAAACACGTACGCGATGGACCATACTGTGTAGCAGAATGTCCAGACTCGAGATACCCATCAGAAAATGGCACTTGCCAACCCTGTCATGGTAACTGTTTTAATGGGTGTACAGGACCAGAAAACACCGTCGGAATTGGTGGTTGCAATTCATGCAAAAAAGCTATCATCAGCGTGGAAGCTACAGTCGAAAGCTGTCTTAAAGAAAATGAACCATGTCCCGACGGTTACTATAACGAATGGGTTGGAAATGTAATACTATTAGAAGGGAAAGTTAAAGTAGTGTGCCGAAAATGTCATCCATTGTGCAGGAAATGCACAGGTTTTGGAATACACGAACAAGTTTGCCAAGTTTGTAATGGTTTTAAACGTGGGGATCAATGTGAAGATGAATGCCCTCCGGATCATTTCACTGACGAAGTAGACAGAATTTGTTCACCCTGTCACCCAGAATGCCGTGGTTGCACCGGACTTACATCGACAGATTGCATAAAATGtgataatctaaaaatattcttaactgACATTAATACTGGACCGTTTAATTGCACTGCTACATGTCCCGAAGACATTccacataaaatttatttcgacGAACTGCACCAAAACCCCATTGAAGAGCCATACTGTTCAGCGCTAGCAAACGGCCCGCCAGCGATGTCAACCGCGAAAATTCCAAccgttttagtaataatattagttttggcATTTATTCTTTTAGTAATCCTAGCCATTATAGGATATACATGTCGACAGAAAGCAAAAGCAAAAAAAGAAGCGGTAAAAATGACTATGGTTTTGACAGGCTGTGAAGATAACGAACCTCTTCGACCAACTAATGTGAAACCAAACCTTGCAAAACTAAGAATAGTTAAAGAAGCGGAATTGCGACGAGGTGGTATGCTGGGATTCGGTGCCTTTGGAAAAGTCTATAAAGGTGTCTGGGTTCCAGAAggtgaaaatgtaaaaattccAGTCGcgataaaaatcttaaaggAAGGAACAGGAGCAAACACAAGTAAAGAGTTTTTGGAAGAAGCATACATAATGGCTAGTGTTGAACATCCCAACTTACTGCAATTACTAGCGGTGTGTATGACAAACCAAATGATGCTCATTACACAGTTAATGCCTTTAGGATGCTTATTGGATTACGTACGAAcacataaagaaaaaattggaTCGAAAGCCTTCTTGAATTGGTGCACCCAAATAGCTCGTGGAATGGCTTACTTAGAAGAAAAGCGGCTGGTTCATAGAGATCTTGCGGCACGAAATGTCTTAGTGCAAACACCAAACtgtgtaaaaataacagattttggATTAGCTAAATTACTAGACATTAATGAAGACGAGTATAAAGCTGCGGGTGGTAAGATGCCTATTAAATGGTTAGCATTAGAATGCGTACAGCACAGAATTTTCACACATAAAAGTGACGTGTGGGCTTTTGGTGTTACTATATGGGAAATTCTAAGCTATGGTGCAAGACCCTATGCCAATATATCAGCCCGAAATGTACCTGAACTAATTGAAAATGGGTTAAAACTTCCTCAACCAGCAATCTGCACTCTTGACATCTACTGTGTTATGGTATCATGCTGGATGTTGGATGCTGATAGCCGTCCCACTTTTAAACAATTGGCAGACACATTCGCCGATATGGCTAGGGATCCTGGACGGTACCTTGTCATTCCCGGTGACAAGTTTATGCGTCTACCATCATATTCTACCCAG GACGAGaaagaattaataaagaacCTTTCATCAGCAATGGACGGACCAGAGCCTCTGGTAGAAGCCGATGAATACTTACAaccaaagtttaaaaatttgcCATGCACCACTACAACTGCTTCTGTTGTTACGGCTGGTGTAGAAACTCATACAGGATCCTTAAAACCAGGTGCCTCGACATCATGGACAAATAATGGGCCCAGAATAGAAGGTGCGACTAATGACAGTGCCAACAAACCTGAAACTTGGGACCAAgatttattaagatataacAACACAAACAGTAAATCAGATGATTCGGATACTcgtcattattataataacggAGTTTGTGCTTCTGAGAGCTCTAGTTCCAGATATTGTAGTGATCCCATGAAATCTAGACCTGACGAAGAAAACAAATTCGACAGTATGTCGAAAATAAAAGAGGCACAAGTTGGAAATCTAAAGCTTAATTTGCCACTTGACGAGGATGATTATTTAATGCCATCTCCGCAACACACTCAAAACGCTTCCACCTACATGGACTTAATAGGCGAAAGTGCGGAAGGACAGGATATAAAGGATTTGTGTTATGGTGGTTTTGTGCCATCAAAGAGATGTGTGGACAATCCGGAATATTTAATGTCAGACCAAAGTGTTCCAGCACAGACTATTGGAATACCCACGGAATCTTTGCCTCTAGAGTGTACAAGCGAGTGTAGTGGCAGTGATTCAACACCGCAGCCTACCACTAGCAAATATCAACCCCAAAGATCTGTCGAAGAAGAGTCAATGTCCGATCACGAATACTATAATGACTTGCAACGGGAGCTCCAACCATTGCGCCGTAATGAAACAACTGTATAA
- the LOC110998172 gene encoding epidermal growth factor receptor isoform X2 has translation MFKVIFLVVLAAVSCKAEFQERVCIGTNGRMSVPSNRDTHYRNLRDRFTNCTYVDGNLELTWLENETMDLSFLQHIREVTGYVLISYVKVAHIILPQLQIIRGRTLFKLNVRDEEFALLVTMSSAFTLELPALRDVLRGSVGIYNNYNLCHVKTINWDEIITGVNASYVFVYKFKVPERECPPCHPSCELGCWGDGPHNCQKFSKINCSPQCDQGRCFGPNPRDCCNTFCAGGCTGPLPSQCLACRNFYDEGTCSQECPQMQKYNPTTYSWEPNPNGKYAYGATCVRNCPEHLLKDNGACVRSCPPNKTAVNGECIPCNVTCPKTCRAERPIHSGNIESFKDCTIIDGSIEILEMTFTGFQHVNPDYSFGERYAKMEPDALEIFSTVREVTGYLNVQAHHPNFTSLSYFRNLEVIGGRQVVENLFASLYIVKTSLKSLGLKSLKKVNSGAIAIMENRHLCFADKIAWNKLVKSKDHKQIIQKNGDTQNCEKANMVCDPQCSSDGCWGPGPDQCLSCENYKFGDICIQNCSVHPGLYQSGTKICKQCHSECLDGCSGPSRANCSKCKHVRDGPYCVAECPDSRYPSENGTCQPCHGNCFNGCTGPENTVGIGGCNSCKKAIISVEATVESCLKENEPCPDGYYNEWVGNVILLEGKVKVVCRKCHPLCRKCTGFGIHEQVCQVCNGFKRGDQCEDECPPDHFTDEVDRICSPCHPECRGCTGLTSTDCIKCDNLKIFLTDINTGPFNCTATCPEDIPHKIYFDELHQNPIEEPYCSALANGPPAMSTAKIPTVLVIILVLAFILLVILAIIGYTCRQKAKAKKEAVKMTMVLTGCEDNEPLRPTNVKPNLAKLRIVKEAELRRGGMLGFGAFGKVYKGVWVPEGENVKIPVAIKILKEGTGANTSKEFLEEAYIMASVEHPNLLQLLAVCMTNQMMLITQLMPLGCLLDYVRTHKEKIGSKAFLNWCTQIARGMAYLEEKRLVHRDLAARNVLVQTPNCVKITDFGLAKLLDINEDEYKAAGGKMPIKWLALECVQHRIFTHKSDVWAFGVTIWEILSYGARPYANISARNVPELIENGLKLPQPAICTLDIYCVMVSCWMLDADSRPTFKQLADTFADMARDPGRYLVIPGDKFMRLPSYSTQDEKELIKNLSSAMDGPEPLVEADEYLQPKFKNLPCTTTTASVVTAGVETHTGSLKPGASTSWTNNGPRIEGATNDSANKPETWDQDLLRYNNTNSKSDDSDTRHYYNNGVCASESSSSRYCSDPMKSRPDEENKFDSMSKIKEAQVGNLKLNLPLDEDDYLMPSPQHTQNASTYMDLIGESAEGQDIKDLCYGGFVPSKRCVDNPEYLMSDQSVPAQTIGIPTESLPLECTSECSGSDSTPQPTTSKYQPQRSVEEESMSDHEYYNDLQRELQPLRRNETTV, from the exons TATGTATCGGCACAAATGGTCGGATGTCAGTACCCTCGAATCGCGACACTCACTACAGAAACCTGCGAGACAGATTCACGAACTGTACTTACGTTGACGGCAACCTTGAACTTACGTGGTTGGAAAATGAAACAATGGATTTGTCTTTTCTCCAACACATACGAGAAGTTACCGGCTATGTGCTTATATCATATGTTAAGGTGGCACACATTATTTTGCCACAACTGCAAATTATTAGAGGAAGAACACTTTTCAAATTGAATGTAAGAGACGAGGAATTTGCGCTTTTGGTAACGATGTCTTCAGCTTTCACACTTGAACTTCCAGCTCTAAGAGACGTTCTAAGGGGCAGTGTtggaatttataataactacaaCTTATGCCACGTTAAAACCATAAATTGGGATGAAATTATTACAGGAGTAAATGCCtcatatgtatttgtttataaatttaaagttccaGAGAGGGAATGTCCACCATGCCACCCTAGTTGCGAGTTGGGTTGCTGGGGAGATGGCCCTCACAACTGTcaaaaattttctaaaataaactgCAGTCCTCAATGCGATCAAGGTAGATGTTTTGGCCCGAATCCTCGAGATTGCTGTAATACTTTCTGTGCCGGCGGTTGTACCGGTCCTTTACCCAGCCAGTGTCTTGCCTGCAGAAATTTCTACGATGAAGGAACGTGCTCTCAAGAATGTCCACAGATGCAAAAGTACAATCCTACAACATATTCTTGGGAACCAAACCCTAACGGAAAATACGCTTATGGTGCTACATGCGTAAGGAACTGCCCAGAGCACCTTTTGAAAGATAATGGTGCATGCGTTAGAAGTTGCCCGCCGAACAAAACAGCAGTTAACGGCGAATGTATTCCTTGCAATGTAACTTGCCCGAAGACTTGTCGTGCTGAGAGACCGATACATTCAGGAAATATAGAAAGTTTTAAAGACTGTACCATTATAGACGGTTCTATAGAAATTCTAGAAATGACATTTACTGGTTTCCAGCATGTTAATCCGGATTATTCATTTGGAGAACGATATGCGAAAATGGAACCCGATGCGTTAGAGATTTTCAGCACAGTACGGGAAGTGACAGGATATCTGAATGTACAAGCGCATCATCCAAATTTCACCAGCCTCTCctattttagaaatttagaAGTGATTGGAGGTCGGCAAGTAGTAGAAAATCTATTTGCATCTCTATATATTGTTAAGACTTCTTTGAAATCACTTGGATTGaagtcattaaaaaaagtaaattcgGGAGCAATTGCTATAATGGAAAATAGGCACTTATGTTTTGCTGATAAAATTGCTTGGAACAAGTTGGTGAAATCAAAAGACCACAAGCAAATAATTCAGAAAAATGGAGACACTCAGAACTGTG AAAAAGCAAACATGGTTTGTGACCCACAATGTTCTTCGGATGGTTGCTGGGGGCCAGGGCCTGACCAATGTCTTTCCTGTGAAAACTACAAATTTGGCGATATCTGTATCCAAAACTGCAGTGTTCATCCTGG GCTTTACCAATCGGGTACAAAAATTTGCAAGCAGTGTCATTCTGAATGCCTTGATGGATGCTCAGGTCCCAGTCGTGCCAACTGCTCAAAATGTAAACACGTACGCGATGGACCATACTGTGTAGCAGAATGTCCAGACTCGAGATACCCATCAGAAAATGGCACTTGCCAACCCTGTCATGGTAACTGTTTTAATGGGTGTACAGGACCAGAAAACACCGTCGGAATTGGTGGTTGCAATTCATGCAAAAAAGCTATCATCAGCGTGGAAGCTACAGTCGAAAGCTGTCTTAAAGAAAATGAACCATGTCCCGACGGTTACTATAACGAATGGGTTGGAAATGTAATACTATTAGAAGGGAAAGTTAAAGTAGTGTGCCGAAAATGTCATCCATTGTGCAGGAAATGCACAGGTTTTGGAATACACGAACAAGTTTGCCAAGTTTGTAATGGTTTTAAACGTGGGGATCAATGTGAAGATGAATGCCCTCCGGATCATTTCACTGACGAAGTAGACAGAATTTGTTCACCCTGTCACCCAGAATGCCGTGGTTGCACCGGACTTACATCGACAGATTGCATAAAATGtgataatctaaaaatattcttaactgACATTAATACTGGACCGTTTAATTGCACTGCTACATGTCCCGAAGACATTccacataaaatttatttcgacGAACTGCACCAAAACCCCATTGAAGAGCCATACTGTTCAGCGCTAGCAAACGGCCCGCCAGCGATGTCAACCGCGAAAATTCCAAccgttttagtaataatattagttttggcATTTATTCTTTTAGTAATCCTAGCCATTATAGGATATACATGTCGACAGAAAGCAAAAGCAAAAAAAGAAGCGGTAAAAATGACTATGGTTTTGACAGGCTGTGAAGATAACGAACCTCTTCGACCAACTAATGTGAAACCAAACCTTGCAAAACTAAGAATAGTTAAAGAAGCGGAATTGCGACGAGGTGGTATGCTGGGATTCGGTGCCTTTGGAAAAGTCTATAAAGGTGTCTGGGTTCCAGAAggtgaaaatgtaaaaattccAGTCGcgataaaaatcttaaaggAAGGAACAGGAGCAAACACAAGTAAAGAGTTTTTGGAAGAAGCATACATAATGGCTAGTGTTGAACATCCCAACTTACTGCAATTACTAGCGGTGTGTATGACAAACCAAATGATGCTCATTACACAGTTAATGCCTTTAGGATGCTTATTGGATTACGTACGAAcacataaagaaaaaattggaTCGAAAGCCTTCTTGAATTGGTGCACCCAAATAGCTCGTGGAATGGCTTACTTAGAAGAAAAGCGGCTGGTTCATAGAGATCTTGCGGCACGAAATGTCTTAGTGCAAACACCAAACtgtgtaaaaataacagattttggATTAGCTAAATTACTAGACATTAATGAAGACGAGTATAAAGCTGCGGGTGGTAAGATGCCTATTAAATGGTTAGCATTAGAATGCGTACAGCACAGAATTTTCACACATAAAAGTGACGTGTGGGCTTTTGGTGTTACTATATGGGAAATTCTAAGCTATGGTGCAAGACCCTATGCCAATATATCAGCCCGAAATGTACCTGAACTAATTGAAAATGGGTTAAAACTTCCTCAACCAGCAATCTGCACTCTTGACATCTACTGTGTTATGGTATCATGCTGGATGTTGGATGCTGATAGCCGTCCCACTTTTAAACAATTGGCAGACACATTCGCCGATATGGCTAGGGATCCTGGACGGTACCTTGTCATTCCCGGTGACAAGTTTATGCGTCTACCATCATATTCTACCCAG GACGAGaaagaattaataaagaacCTTTCATCAGCAATGGACGGACCAGAGCCTCTGGTAGAAGCCGATGAATACTTACAaccaaagtttaaaaatttgcCATGCACCACTACAACTGCTTCTGTTGTTACGGCTGGTGTAGAAACTCATACAGGATCCTTAAAACCAGGTGCCTCGACATCATGGACAAATAATGGGCCCAGAATAGAAGGTGCGACTAATGACAGTGCCAACAAACCTGAAACTTGGGACCAAgatttattaagatataacAACACAAACAGTAAATCAGATGATTCGGATACTcgtcattattataataacggAGTTTGTGCTTCTGAGAGCTCTAGTTCCAGATATTGTAGTGATCCCATGAAATCTAGACCTGACGAAGAAAACAAATTCGACAGTATGTCGAAAATAAAAGAGGCACAAGTTGGAAATCTAAAGCTTAATTTGCCACTTGACGAGGATGATTATTTAATGCCATCTCCGCAACACACTCAAAACGCTTCCACCTACATGGACTTAATAGGCGAAAGTGCGGAAGGACAGGATATAAAGGATTTGTGTTATGGTGGTTTTGTGCCATCAAAGAGATGTGTGGACAATCCGGAATATTTAATGTCAGACCAAAGTGTTCCAGCACAGACTATTGGAATACCCACGGAATCTTTGCCTCTAGAGTGTACAAGCGAGTGTAGTGGCAGTGATTCAACACCGCAGCCTACCACTAGCAAATATCAACCCCAAAGATCTGTCGAAGAAGAGTCAATGTCCGATCACGAATACTATAATGACTTGCAACGGGAGCTCCAACCATTGCGCCGTAATGAAACAACTGTATAA
- the LOC110998173 gene encoding uncharacterized protein LOC110998173, translating to MVHLSLSDISKRLTNEELDKIFKLKTNSQDSVVNYQVMRVGPAGEGLLSAVYRINVKGEKYNTSFVAKGLVLDLRLRKTLNCEIFFQREVEFFTKILPILTDLQMSLNAKECLQNYIPLCYHSYCDGYNDFLVMEDMSESGYTSLPHAPTDFQKEGTLKVLAHLHALSMALRIKKPELFYKLAKELPECYFIDRRKTWYSKWLQRAIDIDKAVVAEFKNKIDNVYHEKFMQFINNDVYQQLQNISSTWGDNTVFNHGDCWYANFMSSKEGVVALDFQLYRFASPAVDLTYFMMTCANVSPLVEDYKNTLNVYYSYLRYYMEDMNLNVDDVFPRHALDSEMHKYGKIGFLVALSSIPLIISERCDVMQSFEEKFNDHDIIPLEELWVLTPFKTDEEKMRLINALQLSVDVGLI from the coding sequence ATGGTTCACCTCAGTCTCAGCGATATTTCTAagagattaacaaatgaagagttagataaaatttttaaattaaaaacaaatagccAAGACAGTGTTGTTAATTATCAAGTCATGCGTGTGGGACCTGCGGGAGAAGGTTTGCTTAGTGCAGTTTATAGAATCAATGTTAAaggtgaaaaatataatactagtTTTGTCGCTAAAGGACTTGTCCTCGATTTGAGACTCCGAAAAACTTTGAATTGTGAAATCTTTTTCCAAAGAGAGGTTGAATTCTTCACCAAAATTTTACCAATACTCACGGATTTACAAATGTCGCTAAATGCGAAAGAATGCCTCCAAAACTATATTCCGCTTTGCTATCATTCCTATTGCGACGgctataatgattttttagtCATGGAAGATATGTCTGAAAGTGGATATACATCATTGCCTCACGCACCAACAGATTTTCAGAAAGAAGGGACCTTAAAAGTGTTGGCTCATCTGCACGCGTTATCAATGGCCTTACGCATAAAAAAACCAGAACTATTTTACAAACTAGCCAAAGAATTACCTGAATGCTATTTCATTGATAGAAGAAAGACTTGGTATTCCAAGTGGCTTCAAAGGGCCATAGATATCGACAAGGCTGTGGTAGccgagtttaaaaataaaattgacaacGTGTATCATGAAAAGTTTATGCAATTCATCAATAATGATGTTTATcaacaattacaaaatatttctagcACTTGGGGTGACAATACAGTGTTCAATCACGGAGACTGTTGGTACGCAAATTTTATGAGTTCAAAGGAAGGCGTAGTAGCTCTCGATTTCCAGTTATATAGATTTGCGTCCCCAGCTGTAGATCTAACATACTTTATGATGACGTGTGCTAATGTCAGCCCACTTGTtgaagattataaaaatactttaaatgtgtattattCATATCTGCGGTATTATATGGAGGACATGAATCTGAACGTAGACGATGTATTTCCCAGACATGCTCTGGACTCCGAAATGCATAAATATGGAAAGATTGGTTTTTTAGTCGCTTTATCATCAATACCATTAATCATAAGTGAAAGGTGTGATGTTATGCAATCCTTTGaggaaaaatttaatgatCATGATATTATCCCGCTAGAAGAACTTTGGGTACTTACACCTTTTAAGACAGACGAAGAAAAAATGCGATTAATAAATGCTTTGCAACTATCTGTAGATGTAGGGTTAATATAA